One genomic segment of Hymenobacter psoromatis includes these proteins:
- the rpiA gene encoding ribose-5-phosphate isomerase RpiA: MTSPNAPTLPPQQQDHEKAQAAAAAVRWVRDGMVLGLGTGTTAAHFIRQLGEKVRAGLKVQGLATSLASEALAKEVGIPLLEPRRGLTFDLAIDGADELDPQLRLIKGGGGALLREKTLETASRYLLVIADSSKLVPQLGRFPLPLEVVPFSLPWVLDAVEKLGGAPVPRMRKDDPTASYYSDQKNLLVDCHFQTIADPEGLAVRLKTIPGIVEHGLFLGLAQAAIIIQDGQAQVLRPGEAARPAAEFSELP, encoded by the coding sequence ATGACTTCGCCCAACGCCCCTACCCTCCCGCCCCAGCAGCAGGACCACGAAAAAGCCCAGGCCGCCGCCGCCGCCGTGCGCTGGGTGCGCGACGGCATGGTGCTGGGCCTGGGCACTGGTACCACGGCCGCCCACTTCATCCGGCAGTTGGGTGAGAAAGTACGGGCCGGCCTAAAGGTGCAGGGCTTGGCTACCTCGCTGGCTAGTGAGGCGCTGGCTAAGGAAGTCGGCATTCCGCTGCTGGAGCCGCGCCGGGGCCTCACCTTCGACCTGGCCATTGATGGGGCCGATGAGCTGGACCCGCAGCTGCGCCTCATCAAGGGCGGCGGCGGGGCGCTGCTGCGCGAAAAAACCCTGGAAACTGCCTCGCGCTACCTGCTCGTCATCGCCGATTCCAGCAAGCTGGTACCGCAGCTGGGCCGCTTTCCGCTGCCGCTGGAGGTGGTGCCCTTCAGCCTGCCCTGGGTGCTGGATGCGGTAGAAAAGCTCGGCGGCGCGCCCGTACCGCGGATGCGGAAGGACGACCCCACGGCGAGCTATTATTCTGACCAGAAAAACCTGCTGGTAGACTGTCACTTCCAAACCATCGCCGACCCCGAAGGCCTCGCCGTGCGCCTCAAAACCATTCCCGGTATTGTGGAGCACGGGCTGTTTCTGGGGCTGGCGCAGGCGGCCATTATTATTCAAGACGGCCAGGCGCAGGTGCTGCGGCCCGGCGAAGCCGCCCGGCCGGCCGCAGAATTCTCGGAGTTGCCGTAG
- a CDS encoding DMT family transporter, whose product MPAPALPPVSLVAPAPVPPAASAAPEVGPAVGATPSAAAWGLLLVLSLIWGTSFILMKKGLVVFSALELGATRVSVAALLLLPFAVREIGRVDRSRLKWLALSGTVGTLIPAFLFAYAETRLASGLAGVLNALTAVFALLMGALFFGQRLTGPRVLGIGLGLAGTIVLMLLGGSAAAGPTPGGVSSAWYGGYIVLATIGYGLSVNVIKYRLHGLTPVAVTSLLLLIIGGPALVYLLLGTSFAHKLATVPGAWAAFGYIALLATMSTAVATLLFNMLLQRSTTLFASSSTYLIPIVALAWGALDGEAFNLWHAAGMAIILAGVFTIHRAR is encoded by the coding sequence ATGCCCGCTCCTGCCCTACCCCCTGTCTCGTTAGTTGCCCCCGCGCCAGTGCCGCCCGCCGCGTCGGCCGCGCCCGAAGTGGGGCCGGCGGTGGGGGCTACCCCCTCGGCGGCGGCGTGGGGGCTGCTGCTAGTGCTTTCGCTCATCTGGGGCACCTCGTTTATTTTGATGAAGAAGGGCTTGGTGGTGTTTTCGGCGCTGGAGCTGGGCGCCACGCGGGTGAGCGTGGCGGCCTTGCTGCTGCTGCCCTTTGCGGTGCGCGAAATCGGGCGGGTAGACCGCAGCCGGCTCAAGTGGCTGGCGCTCAGCGGCACGGTGGGCACGCTCATTCCGGCTTTTCTGTTTGCTTACGCCGAAACGCGGCTGGCCTCGGGGCTGGCGGGCGTGCTCAACGCCCTCACGGCGGTATTTGCGCTGCTGATGGGCGCGCTCTTCTTCGGGCAGCGCCTCACGGGGCCACGGGTGCTGGGCATTGGGCTGGGCCTGGCGGGCACGATAGTGCTGATGCTGCTGGGCGGCAGCGCCGCCGCCGGCCCTACCCCCGGCGGTGTAAGCAGCGCCTGGTACGGCGGCTACATCGTGCTGGCCACCATCGGCTACGGCCTGAGCGTGAACGTGATAAAGTACCGCCTGCACGGCCTCACGCCGGTGGCCGTCACCTCGCTGCTACTACTTATTATCGGCGGGCCGGCGCTGGTGTATCTGCTGCTGGGCACTAGCTTCGCACATAAGCTGGCGACAGTGCCGGGTGCGTGGGCGGCCTTTGGCTACATCGCGCTGCTGGCCACTATGAGCACGGCGGTGGCTACGCTACTGTTTAATATGCTGTTGCAGCGCTCCACCACGCTCTTTGCCTCGTCGAGCACCTACCTCATTCCCATCGTAGCGCTGGCCTGGGGCGCGCTCGATGGCGAAGCCTTTAACCTGTGGCACGCGGCAGGCATGGCCATCATCCTGGCCGGGGTATTCACTATCCACCGGGCGCGGTAG
- a CDS encoding lipid A deacylase LpxR family protein → MAPLLLLFACLPLAPADSLRPTSPVRRLTYTYANDFFFGTDYYFTQGMTFDWASPALARSPANRLLPRGPIGGVRTHGILLRYDGFTPLSITDAQIRVGDRPYAAYFYASLYRVSNQATKRLRLTTAVEIGYLGPAAGGKLIQTKLHELTHNPTPHGWNNQISSDVVLGYRASLDKRLLALGRAAELIGRAEASLGTLYTYAGVGGRLRVGNLTPFFANADAARRPRWQCYAEATLSGRLVGYDATLQGGVFNRNSPYVLAFSEVSHAVLHSTGGLVLAHGGLSFTATAVYVGPEFGGGRPHRWGVLGVGREF, encoded by the coding sequence ATGGCTCCGCTGCTGCTCCTGTTTGCTTGCCTGCCGCTGGCCCCGGCCGATAGCCTGCGCCCCACCAGCCCCGTGCGGCGCTTGACTTACACCTACGCCAACGATTTCTTCTTCGGCACCGATTACTATTTCACCCAGGGCATGACTTTCGACTGGGCGAGCCCGGCGCTGGCCCGCTCGCCGGCCAACCGCCTGCTGCCCCGCGGCCCCATCGGCGGCGTGCGCACTCACGGCATCCTGCTGCGCTACGATGGCTTCACGCCGCTCAGCATCACCGATGCGCAGATTCGGGTGGGCGACCGGCCCTACGCGGCGTATTTCTACGCTTCACTGTACCGCGTTAGCAACCAAGCGACTAAACGGCTGCGCCTGACTACGGCCGTCGAAATCGGCTACCTAGGGCCGGCGGCCGGCGGCAAGCTCATCCAGACCAAGCTGCACGAGCTGACCCACAACCCTACCCCCCACGGCTGGAATAACCAGATAAGTTCCGACGTCGTGCTGGGCTACCGCGCCAGCCTCGACAAGCGGCTGCTCGCCCTGGGCCGCGCCGCCGAGCTGATTGGCCGCGCCGAGGCTTCGCTGGGCACGCTCTACACTTACGCGGGGGTAGGCGGCCGGCTCCGGGTGGGAAATCTCACGCCCTTTTTTGCCAATGCGGATGCCGCCCGCCGGCCCCGCTGGCAATGCTATGCCGAGGCTACGCTCAGCGGCCGGCTGGTGGGCTACGATGCCACGCTGCAAGGCGGAGTGTTTAATCGTAATAGCCCGTATGTGCTGGCTTTCAGCGAGGTAAGCCACGCCGTGCTGCACAGCACCGGCGGCCTGGTACTGGCGCACGGCGGCCTCAGCTTCACGGCCACGGCCGTGTACGTGGGGCCGGAATTCGGGGGCGGCCGCCCGCACCGCTGGGGCGTGCTGGGGGTAGGGCGGGAGTTTTAA
- a CDS encoding S53 family peptidase yields the protein MPATQPRIIVRGSERAALPQAHIAHALPPDEQLEVTLRLRPKTPLAEPPNPSALADVPPAQRTYLTREELEAQMGTDPADMQRVVDFARAHHLAVVHADAGRCSMLLAGSAAHFSQAFGTELHQYSYPKGTYRGRTGPLTVPTALGDIVQGVFGLDNRPQAEAHFQVRPGPGPGALVARAASQAFTPPQLAQLYNFPAGLDGTGQTIAIIELGGGFKPADLKAYFTGLKLPVPAVRVVSVNGGRNQPTNANSADGEVLLDIEVAAAVAPKAHIVVYFAPNTSQGFLNAITTAIHDKTNKPTILSISWGGPESTWTTQALDQFDQAFQAAALLGITVCVAAGDNGSADGVTDGQPHADFPASSPYALACGGTKLAATGAAITSEIVWNEGPNSATGGGFSAYFPVPAYQQQLHFPTPPAGAKPGRGLPDVAADADPATGYEVRVDGQNLVIGGTSAVAPLWAGLLALLNQKLPKPVGFLNPLLYGSLAGQGATRDITSGNNGAFTAGPGWDACTGWGSPVGSKLLAALGGKPVA from the coding sequence ATGCCCGCCACCCAACCCCGGATAATCGTTCGAGGCAGCGAACGCGCCGCCCTGCCCCAGGCTCACATTGCGCACGCCCTACCCCCCGATGAGCAACTGGAGGTGACGCTGCGCCTGCGGCCCAAAACGCCATTGGCCGAGCCGCCCAACCCCTCGGCCCTGGCCGATGTGCCGCCCGCCCAGCGCACCTACCTGACCCGCGAGGAGCTGGAAGCGCAAATGGGCACCGACCCGGCCGACATGCAGCGGGTAGTGGACTTCGCACGGGCCCATCACCTGGCCGTGGTGCACGCCGATGCCGGCCGGTGCAGTATGTTGCTGGCGGGCTCGGCCGCCCACTTCAGCCAGGCGTTTGGTACCGAACTGCACCAGTACAGCTACCCAAAGGGCACCTATCGGGGCCGCACCGGGCCCCTGACGGTACCCACTGCGCTGGGCGACATCGTGCAGGGCGTATTTGGGCTCGATAATCGGCCGCAGGCCGAGGCGCACTTCCAGGTGCGGCCCGGACCGGGACCGGGCGCACTGGTGGCGCGCGCGGCCAGCCAGGCGTTTACGCCGCCGCAACTGGCGCAGCTCTACAATTTTCCGGCCGGCCTCGATGGCACGGGCCAGACCATTGCGATTATTGAGCTGGGCGGCGGCTTCAAACCCGCCGATTTGAAAGCGTATTTTACCGGCCTGAAGCTGCCCGTGCCGGCCGTGCGGGTGGTGAGCGTGAACGGCGGCCGCAACCAGCCCACCAACGCCAACAGCGCCGACGGCGAGGTGCTGCTCGACATCGAGGTAGCCGCCGCCGTGGCCCCGAAGGCGCACATTGTGGTGTATTTCGCCCCTAATACCTCGCAGGGCTTTCTGAATGCGATTACGACCGCCATTCACGACAAAACTAACAAGCCGACCATTCTTTCCATCAGCTGGGGCGGCCCCGAATCTACCTGGACCACCCAGGCGCTGGACCAGTTCGACCAGGCGTTTCAGGCCGCCGCGCTGCTGGGCATCACGGTGTGCGTGGCGGCCGGCGACAACGGCTCGGCCGATGGCGTGACCGATGGCCAGCCCCACGCCGACTTCCCGGCCAGCAGCCCCTACGCCCTGGCCTGCGGCGGCACCAAGCTGGCGGCCACCGGCGCGGCCATCACCAGCGAGATAGTTTGGAACGAAGGCCCCAACAGCGCCACCGGCGGCGGCTTCAGCGCCTACTTCCCGGTGCCCGCCTACCAGCAGCAGCTCCACTTCCCTACCCCCCCGGCCGGCGCCAAGCCCGGTCGCGGCCTGCCCGACGTGGCCGCCGACGCCGACCCCGCCACCGGCTACGAGGTGCGCGTGGACGGCCAGAACCTGGTCATCGGCGGCACCAGCGCCGTGGCCCCGCTCTGGGCCGGCCTGCTGGCCCTGCTCAACCAAAAGCTGCCAAAGCCGGTGGGCTTCCTGAATCCGCTGCTCTACGGCTCGCTGGCGGGCCAAGGCGCGACGCGCGACATCACCAGCGGCAACAACGGGGCTTTCACGGCCGGGCCGGGCTGGGATGCCTGCACGGGGTGGGGTAGCCCGGTGGGCAGTAAGCTGCTGGCGGCGCTGGGGGGCAAACCAGTAGCGTAA
- a CDS encoding DUF5131 family protein — protein MAQSSIEWTEMTWNPTTGCDKLSAGCKFCYAEVMTKRLQAMGVTKYEEGFKVIRTHEEELARPFSWHKPRTVFVNSMSDLFHVDVPLAFIQRVFHTMNQCPQHQFQVLTKRAELLAQYSPELNWTANIWMGVSVEDTRVQHRIDYLRRSGAQIKFLSLEPLLGPLPDLNLEGIHWVIVGGESGRKPRPMMEEWVEDIRQQCQRAGVAFFFKQWGGPNKKAAGRLLNGEVYSEMPALV, from the coding sequence ATGGCACAGTCTAGCATCGAGTGGACCGAAATGACGTGGAACCCTACCACGGGGTGTGATAAGCTCTCAGCCGGTTGCAAATTCTGTTATGCCGAAGTCATGACTAAGCGGTTACAGGCGATGGGCGTAACCAAGTATGAGGAAGGCTTTAAAGTCATTCGGACTCATGAAGAAGAGTTGGCGCGACCTTTTAGTTGGCATAAACCTCGAACGGTATTTGTCAATTCCATGAGTGACCTCTTCCACGTCGATGTGCCGTTAGCTTTCATCCAACGAGTGTTTCACACGATGAATCAGTGCCCACAACATCAATTTCAAGTCCTCACGAAGCGCGCCGAACTACTAGCGCAATACTCACCTGAGTTAAATTGGACAGCTAATATCTGGATGGGTGTTTCGGTAGAAGATACGCGCGTTCAGCACCGCATCGATTATTTGCGCCGCAGTGGAGCCCAAATAAAATTTCTGTCATTAGAGCCGCTCCTTGGGCCATTGCCAGACCTCAACCTTGAAGGTATTCATTGGGTGATAGTGGGAGGAGAATCAGGTCGTAAGCCTCGGCCTATGATGGAAGAATGGGTAGAAGATATTCGTCAACAGTGCCAACGCGCAGGCGTTGCCTTTTTCTTTAAACAGTGGGGTGGACCAAATAAAAAGGCCGCCGGACGTTTACTCAATGGGGAAGTTTATAGCGAGATGCCCGCCTTAGTATGA
- the tcmP gene encoding three-Cys-motif partner protein TcmP: MNGFGGKWTEEKIEVFIKYARAYLTVMKDRPYFKLLYFDGFAGSGVIDPTDDGDPYELIEGVAKRILDITEPRAFDTYYFVEKNKNNADRLRELIKVKYPNKPQAGVVHGDCNVKLIDLAAYMRRDENKKVRSLAFLDPYGMQLSWNSLLSLRELPVDTWILVPTAIGVGRLLRRDGVIEPALMDRLKDFLGMEEVEIMNHFYQRKTTPTLFGPEETVNKIPDVTERIAALYTDRILQAGIFKYASKPRILKNSIGLPMYHFVLYTNKESGLRIADTIKT; encoded by the coding sequence ATGAACGGGTTCGGCGGAAAATGGACAGAAGAAAAAATAGAGGTATTCATAAAATACGCAAGAGCTTATTTGACTGTTATGAAAGACAGACCGTATTTTAAGCTACTCTATTTTGATGGATTTGCTGGGTCAGGGGTCATTGACCCCACGGACGATGGCGACCCCTATGAACTTATTGAGGGAGTGGCCAAACGAATATTAGACATCACAGAGCCCAGAGCGTTTGATACTTATTACTTCGTAGAAAAAAATAAAAACAACGCGGACAGGCTACGTGAGCTTATTAAAGTGAAGTACCCAAATAAGCCTCAGGCTGGAGTAGTGCATGGTGACTGCAACGTGAAGCTAATCGATTTAGCAGCTTACATGCGAAGGGATGAAAACAAAAAAGTCCGTTCGCTTGCGTTTTTAGACCCCTACGGGATGCAGCTAAGCTGGAATTCTTTGCTAAGTTTACGAGAACTTCCAGTTGATACATGGATTTTGGTTCCCACCGCAATAGGTGTGGGCAGGCTACTGCGAAGAGATGGAGTAATCGAGCCAGCTTTAATGGACAGGCTAAAGGATTTTCTCGGAATGGAAGAGGTAGAAATAATGAATCATTTCTACCAGCGAAAAACCACTCCCACCTTATTTGGTCCAGAGGAGACGGTAAATAAAATTCCTGACGTTACCGAACGAATAGCTGCCCTGTATACTGACCGGATACTACAAGCTGGAATTTTCAAATATGCTTCCAAACCCAGAATACTCAAAAATTCAATTGGGCTGCCGATGTATCACTTTGTTCTGTATACAAATAAAGAGTCGGGCTTAAGAATTGCGGACACAATTAAAACCTAA
- a CDS encoding amino acid permease produces the protein MPPSNSSLFRRKSIAAILANPPADAEGHGGSGGGLARHLTVRDLTGLGIAAIIGAGIFSTIGQASLNGGPAVSLLFVFTAVACAFSALCYAQFAATIPVSGSAYTYAYTSFGELAAWIIGWALIMEYAVGNIVVAISWSDYFTGLLDSVGWHIPRWLTMGTQSAHASYEAVLALMEAGKPLAAATPAQLDGYYAWTNAPELFNGLRLAVDLPAFGITVAITALVYVGIKESKNASNLLVLLKLVVVAVVIVVGVFYVKPENWHPFAPNGIGGVLKGVSAVFFAYIGFDAISTTAEECKNPQRDLPKAMMWALIICTVLYVIITLVLTGMVSYKELGVGDPLSFVFAKVGLPRFSGLVAVSAVFAMASVLLVFQLGQPRIWLTMSRDGLLPPVFARIHPRFHTPSFSTIVTGIFVGVPALFLNMDLVVDLTSIGTLFAFALVCGGILIIDPYGKSNARFTVPYISGRWLIPLLLVVAGSLLWRYDHGTITKMVEDVDGTTARRTHAGYYGIFRHQIPYLVFILASLAIMVVTFQKKLSLLPVLGLLTNLYLMTQLGINNWTMFLIWLLIGLAIYFTYGYKHSRLNRGVEVAG, from the coding sequence ATGCCCCCATCCAATTCCTCGCTCTTTCGCCGCAAATCCATCGCGGCCATCCTGGCCAACCCACCCGCCGACGCCGAAGGCCACGGTGGCTCCGGCGGCGGCCTGGCCCGCCACCTCACCGTGCGCGACCTCACCGGGCTGGGCATCGCGGCCATCATCGGGGCTGGCATTTTTAGCACCATCGGCCAGGCCAGCCTGAATGGCGGGCCGGCGGTGTCGCTGCTGTTCGTGTTCACGGCCGTGGCCTGCGCATTTTCGGCGCTTTGCTACGCGCAGTTCGCAGCTACTATTCCGGTCAGCGGCTCAGCTTATACTTACGCCTACACCTCGTTTGGCGAGCTGGCGGCCTGGATTATCGGCTGGGCGCTCATCATGGAGTATGCCGTGGGCAATATCGTGGTGGCCATTTCGTGGAGTGACTACTTCACCGGCCTGCTCGACAGTGTGGGCTGGCACATCCCGCGCTGGCTCACGATGGGTACTCAAAGCGCCCACGCCAGCTACGAGGCCGTGCTGGCGCTCATGGAAGCCGGTAAGCCACTGGCCGCCGCCACGCCCGCGCAGCTCGATGGCTACTACGCCTGGACCAACGCTCCGGAGCTGTTCAACGGCCTGCGCCTAGCCGTGGATTTGCCGGCCTTCGGCATCACGGTCGCTATCACGGCGCTCGTGTACGTGGGCATCAAGGAAAGTAAAAATGCCTCCAACTTATTGGTGTTGTTGAAATTGGTTGTGGTGGCGGTGGTTATCGTGGTGGGCGTGTTCTACGTGAAGCCCGAAAACTGGCATCCTTTCGCGCCCAACGGCATCGGCGGGGTGCTCAAGGGCGTGTCGGCCGTTTTCTTCGCCTACATCGGCTTCGATGCCATCTCCACCACGGCCGAGGAGTGTAAAAACCCGCAGCGCGACCTGCCCAAGGCCATGATGTGGGCGCTCATCATCTGCACGGTGCTCTACGTCATTATCACGCTGGTGCTCACCGGCATGGTGTCGTATAAAGAGCTGGGGGTAGGCGACCCGCTCTCCTTCGTTTTTGCCAAGGTGGGCCTGCCCCGGTTCTCGGGCCTGGTGGCGGTAAGCGCGGTGTTTGCGATGGCCTCGGTGCTGCTGGTGTTCCAATTGGGCCAGCCGCGCATCTGGCTCACCATGAGCCGCGATGGCCTCCTACCCCCCGTGTTTGCCCGCATCCACCCGCGGTTCCACACGCCTTCGTTCAGCACCATCGTCACGGGTATCTTCGTGGGCGTGCCGGCGCTGTTTCTGAACATGGATTTAGTGGTGGATTTGACGAGTATCGGCACGCTGTTCGCGTTCGCGCTGGTGTGCGGCGGCATCCTCATTATCGACCCCTACGGCAAGTCCAATGCCCGCTTCACGGTGCCCTACATCAGTGGGCGCTGGCTGATACCGCTGCTACTCGTCGTGGCCGGCTCCCTGCTCTGGCGCTACGACCACGGCACCATTACGAAGATGGTAGAAGACGTGGACGGCACCACCGCCCGCCGCACCCACGCGGGCTACTACGGCATCTTCCGCCACCAGATTCCCTACCTCGTCTTCATCCTCGCCTCGCTGGCCATCATGGTCGTCACGTTCCAAAAGAAGCTCTCGCTGCTGCCGGTGCTGGGCCTGCTCACCAACCTGTATCTGATGACGCAGCTCGGCATCAACAACTGGACGATGTTCCTGATTTGGCTGCTGATTGGGCTGGCGATTTACTTCACGTATGGGTATAAGCACTCGCGGCTGAACCGGGGGGTAGAGGTGGCGGGGTAA
- a CDS encoding carboxypeptidase-like regulatory domain-containing protein, giving the protein MPPLARSVRIPRPCAESWAAMTPTPAGRHCAACQKVVVDFTQKTDAEILAYLAGAAGPACGRFRAGQLARPLWPAAPGGAAPRWRTWLAALVTAGGALGAGRVAAQTTGGYFSAGPIPAAQPATPLPPASAPVGAPSSGAGVVTNAAAAEVHGVVTDAATGDPLPGATIVLQGTELHVFTNAKGEFTFLPPAGMAAPALSVAYVGYITVRLPAGGAPMAIMLQTDIMGLSEVVVAGGYQVARPWPWHPRRLYYWTKYQLGRPFRH; this is encoded by the coding sequence ATGCCGCCGCTCGCTCGCTCCGTCCGCATCCCGCGCCCCTGCGCTGAAAGCTGGGCCGCCATGACGCCTACCCCCGCCGGCCGTCACTGCGCTGCCTGCCAGAAGGTGGTCGTGGATTTCACTCAGAAAACCGATGCCGAAATCCTGGCTTACCTGGCCGGCGCGGCGGGGCCAGCGTGCGGGCGCTTCCGGGCCGGGCAGCTGGCGCGGCCCTTGTGGCCGGCCGCGCCAGGCGGGGCGGCTCCGCGCTGGCGCACTTGGCTGGCGGCGCTGGTCACGGCGGGCGGCGCGCTCGGCGCGGGCCGAGTGGCCGCCCAGACTACGGGCGGCTACTTCAGTGCCGGCCCTATCCCCGCGGCCCAGCCGGCTACGCCCCTACCCCCAGCTTCAGCTCCAGTGGGCGCGCCCAGCTCTGGCGCGGGGGTAGTGACCAACGCGGCCGCGGCCGAGGTGCACGGTGTCGTAACCGATGCCGCTACAGGCGACCCATTACCAGGTGCGACGATAGTATTACAAGGTACCGAGCTTCACGTTTTCACTAATGCAAAGGGAGAATTCACTTTTTTGCCTCCCGCTGGCATGGCCGCACCAGCATTGAGCGTTGCTTACGTGGGCTATATTACCGTCCGGCTGCCTGCTGGCGGCGCACCGATGGCCATAATGCTGCAAACCGATATAATGGGTTTGAGTGAGGTCGTGGTGGCTGGCGGCTACCAAGTTGCTCGGCCCTGGCCCTGGCACCCACGTCGGCTTTATTACTGGACTAAGTACCAGCTGGGGCGGCCGTTTCGGCACTGA
- a CDS encoding carboxypeptidase-like regulatory domain-containing protein, with protein MSSLVVHIPRPCAESWAAMTPTPTGRHCAACQKVVVDFTQKTDAEILAFLTEAKGETCGHLRDDQLNRPLLPALSAQPAASWRSWLALGLAAWGLRASPAAAAGTPASGPHTVAHPRKKAGPRQRLSSAPKLLRGTVRASDTHEPLAGVAVFLKGENRSATTNTAGNFSLALPTQRPRTRRALVLHCAGYQSATVPVAATPAAAMQLELRADTAAAGATIVGYGTQVRQDVTGGALMTLVVVAPAPKPFPWHPGPFWRWLTQPFRHN; from the coding sequence ATGTCATCGCTCGTTGTCCACATCCCGCGTCCTTGCGCTGAAAGCTGGGCCGCTATGACGCCTACCCCCACCGGCCGTCACTGCGCCGCCTGCCAGAAGGTGGTCGTGGATTTCACTCAGAAAACCGATGCTGAAATCCTGGCTTTCCTGACTGAGGCAAAGGGCGAAACCTGCGGCCACCTCCGCGACGACCAGCTAAACCGGCCGCTTTTGCCCGCCCTGAGTGCCCAGCCGGCCGCGTCCTGGCGGTCCTGGCTCGCGCTGGGTCTGGCCGCGTGGGGGTTGCGGGCCAGCCCGGCCGCGGCTGCTGGCACCCCGGCTTCAGGCCCGCACACGGTGGCCCACCCGCGCAAAAAAGCTGGTCCCAGGCAGCGGCTTTCATCCGCGCCCAAGCTGCTGCGCGGCACCGTGCGCGCCTCGGATACGCACGAGCCGCTGGCCGGGGTAGCGGTGTTTCTAAAGGGCGAAAACCGCTCGGCCACCACCAACACCGCGGGCAACTTCAGCTTGGCGCTGCCCACCCAGCGGCCGCGTACCCGGCGCGCGCTGGTGCTGCACTGCGCGGGCTACCAGTCTGCCACCGTGCCTGTGGCTGCTACCCCTGCTGCGGCCATGCAGCTTGAGCTACGAGCCGACACGGCCGCCGCGGGGGCTACTATAGTTGGCTATGGCACTCAGGTGCGGCAGGATGTTACGGGTGGAGCCCTCATGACCCTCGTGGTCGTTGCACCTGCGCCCAAGCCGTTTCCCTGGCATCCGGGCCCGTTTTGGCGCTGGCTTACGCAGCCGTTCCGGCATAATTAA
- a CDS encoding carboxypeptidase-like regulatory domain-containing protein, with translation MTQPAACIPEPCPASWAAMTPTPAGRHCAQCQTEVVDFTQKSPAEILAYLQKANGRAICGRLRTTQLAPASPPATTRTRWQGWLSALLTVSSLSALLLPKAAARVPMASNSTNYIYSSPASLPENPPLQEAPESSEALQKRIVTDSILVHGVVLDAQTHQPLPGVTVLLQGTRRYAATDAAGEFKLTVTSRGRHLTLVASWVGYQAMAKTILVKESNQKIMFLLETDTHTLGRIIVPAKPYGSFFSKLRALRWFG, from the coding sequence ATGACTCAGCCCGCCGCCTGCATTCCCGAGCCCTGCCCCGCCAGCTGGGCCGCCATGACGCCTACCCCCGCTGGCCGCCACTGCGCCCAGTGCCAGACGGAAGTAGTGGACTTCACGCAGAAATCGCCGGCTGAAATTCTGGCGTATTTGCAAAAGGCAAACGGCCGGGCCATCTGCGGCCGCTTACGAACGACGCAGCTTGCCCCCGCCTCACCCCCGGCCACTACCCGCACCCGCTGGCAGGGCTGGCTGAGCGCCTTGCTAACCGTTAGTAGCCTGAGTGCCTTGCTGCTTCCGAAAGCGGCGGCGCGGGTGCCGATGGCGTCAAACAGCACCAATTATATCTACTCAAGCCCAGCAAGCCTACCAGAAAACCCACCCTTGCAGGAAGCGCCCGAATCAAGTGAGGCACTCCAGAAACGCATTGTAACCGATTCTATTCTGGTGCATGGGGTAGTGCTGGACGCGCAGACGCACCAGCCGCTACCAGGCGTAACGGTGCTGCTGCAGGGTACCCGGAGGTACGCGGCCACTGATGCCGCCGGGGAGTTTAAGCTAACGGTGACTTCGCGGGGCCGGCACCTAACGCTTGTGGCTTCCTGGGTTGGGTATCAAGCTATGGCTAAAACTATTTTGGTCAAGGAAAGCAATCAAAAAATTATGTTCTTACTCGAAACTGACACGCACACGCTTGGCCGAATAATCGTCCCGGCCAAGCCCTATGGCAGCTTCTTCTCGAAACTGCGGGCTCTGCGCTGGTTTGGCTAG